From one Methanobrevibacter woesei genomic stretch:
- the tfrB gene encoding fumarate reductase (CoM/CoB) subunit TfrB, producing the protein MITVNVSRFNKETDSEPYFESYEIEKTQGMKLLDALQAINEKYDADISFRSSCRAGQCGSCSVKYNGDGVLACQQEVEDNCKIEAANFPIIKDLIVDRSSVDEKVQNLHLSCQQENSDDALNETMPNSQLKDTKKVRSCIECYSCLSSCPVVKYFEDEFGGPFYLRYLSKFDFDPRDIKDRLSESLEEGLYKCTSCGKCREVCPKNINTFGDAIEKLRAIACQEGKGPLPKHVAFKENIIETGRSVKGEGKSFIEEAGVEGKSKIALFTGCMVDKKLKHVGHALVNVLKKHGIEIDIPKEQVCCGSPLLRTGQTDIIQSLVDKNKEVFKDYDIVLTICAGCGSTLKNNHPEYGSELNVMDISEFLDDKLNLEDMKELDMTVTWHDPCHLYRGQGIETEPRDILKKIKGINFVEMEKPNQCCGAGGGIKAGHPEIALKLSTEKAKMIKDTGAEAVITICPFCQHNIQDGLNHEGLSDVKAMNILELLEKSYSD; encoded by the coding sequence ATGATAACTGTTAATGTGTCTAGGTTTAACAAGGAAACAGACTCTGAACCTTATTTTGAGTCTTATGAAATAGAAAAGACACAAGGAATGAAACTTTTAGATGCACTTCAAGCTATTAATGAAAAATATGATGCAGATATTAGCTTTAGAAGTTCTTGTAGAGCAGGACAATGTGGTTCATGTAGTGTTAAATATAACGGCGATGGAGTGCTAGCCTGCCAGCAAGAAGTTGAAGATAACTGTAAAATAGAAGCAGCTAATTTTCCAATTATCAAAGATTTAATAGTGGATAGAAGTAGTGTTGATGAGAAAGTTCAAAATCTTCATTTATCATGCCAACAGGAAAATTCAGATGATGCATTAAATGAAACAATGCCTAATTCTCAGCTAAAAGATACTAAAAAGGTTAGAAGCTGTATTGAATGTTATTCCTGTTTATCTTCATGCCCAGTTGTTAAATATTTTGAAGATGAATTCGGAGGACCTTTCTATTTAAGATACCTCTCCAAATTCGATTTTGATCCAAGAGATATTAAAGACAGATTATCTGAAAGTCTTGAAGAAGGATTGTATAAATGTACTAGCTGCGGAAAATGTAGAGAAGTTTGTCCTAAAAATATTAATACCTTTGGAGATGCTATAGAAAAGCTTAGAGCAATAGCATGTCAAGAAGGCAAAGGACCTCTTCCAAAACATGTTGCATTTAAAGAAAACATTATAGAAACTGGCCGTTCAGTTAAAGGTGAAGGTAAAAGCTTTATTGAAGAAGCAGGAGTGGAAGGCAAATCAAAAATTGCATTATTCACAGGCTGTATGGTAGATAAAAAATTAAAACATGTTGGACATGCTTTAGTTAATGTCTTAAAAAAACATGGCATTGAAATTGACATTCCTAAAGAACAAGTTTGTTGTGGCTCTCCTCTTTTAAGAACAGGTCAGACAGACATTATCCAATCATTAGTTGATAAAAATAAAGAAGTGTTTAAAGATTATGACATTGTACTTACCATATGTGCAGGTTGTGGATCTACTTTAAAAAATAATCACCCAGAATATGGATCCGAGTTAAATGTAATGGACATTAGCGAATTCCTTGATGATAAACTTAACCTTGAAGATATGAAGGAATTAGATATGACTGTCACCTGGCATGACCCATGTCACTTATATAGAGGTCAAGGTATTGAAACAGAACCAAGAGACATCCTTAAAAAGATTAAAGGAATCAATTTTGTTGAAATGGAAAAACCTAATCAATGTTGTGGTGCTGGTGGAGGAATAAAAGCAGGCCATCCAGAAATAGCTTTAAAATTATCAACTGAAAAAGCTAAAATGATTAAAGATACTGGTGCTGAAGCTGTGATAACAATCTGTCCATTCTGCCAACATAACATCCAAGATGGTCTTAATCATGAAGGATTATCAGATGTTAAGGCTATGAATATTTTAGAGTTACTTGAAAAATCATATTCAGATTAA
- a CDS encoding TrmJ/YjtD family RNA methyltransferase — protein sequence MAKHPHIEDSQKIEEKEHLKNNTYVVFIECETPGNIGFLARTMANFGLKNLVLINPPELKEEAFYQAMHGKHLVENAKIYRTLDEFYNDISIDFKVASTGVAGGSYNLSRIAITPEQLGKSLNPKDKTAILFGREGNGLTNEEIDSCDMVVSIPTDEEYPIMNISHAAAIILYEVFKNRNEFAAEGLEESTAIEKELLIEDMEKMIDTLSIPEHKKKNGLKAFKNIINRAFITGREAHTLKGILRRLKNNLD from the coding sequence ATAGCTAAACATCCACATATTGAAGATTCACAAAAAATAGAGGAAAAAGAACATCTTAAAAATAACACTTATGTTGTTTTTATTGAATGTGAAACACCAGGAAATATCGGTTTTCTTGCAAGAACAATGGCAAACTTCGGTCTTAAGAATTTAGTTCTTATTAATCCTCCAGAACTTAAAGAGGAAGCATTTTATCAGGCCATGCATGGAAAACATTTAGTTGAAAATGCTAAAATCTACAGGACTTTAGATGAATTTTACAATGATATTTCTATTGATTTTAAAGTAGCTTCAACAGGTGTTGCTGGAGGCAGTTATAATTTATCAAGAATAGCTATTACACCAGAACAATTAGGCAAATCATTAAATCCTAAAGATAAAACAGCTATTTTATTTGGAAGAGAAGGTAATGGATTGACTAATGAAGAAATTGATAGCTGTGACATGGTTGTTAGTATTCCAACTGATGAAGAATATCCTATAATGAATATTTCACATGCTGCGGCAATCATTCTCTATGAGGTCTTCAAAAATAGAAATGAATTTGCAGCTGAAGGCCTTGAAGAAAGTACAGCTATTGAGAAAGAACTCCTTATAGAAGATATGGAAAAAATGATTGATACTCTTTCTATTCCAGAACATAAAAAGAAAAATGGTCTAAAAGCATTTAAAAATATCATCAATAGAGCATTTATTACTGGAAGAGAAGCACATACTTTAAAAGGAATCTTAAGAAGATTAAAAAATAACTTGGATTAA
- a CDS encoding sodium:solute symporter family protein — MDIMILTIVFIIYIFMLVAVGYYAWKKTNSSEDFMIAGKDTHPAIMALSYGATFISTAAIVGFGGVAGEYGMSVLWLAFLNIIVGIFIAFVFLGKRTRRMGHSLGSLTFPDFLGKRFNSKFIQHASGLIIFCAMPLYAAVVLIGAARFLESSLMLDFGISLFILAVIITLYVFFGGIKGVMYTDALQAVIMVAAMLFLLAFVYWMFGGITPANSALTNMVDLYPASAIAGGGTGWTTFPTAGSPFWWNLVSSTLIGVGIGVLAQPQLVVRFMTVKSDKELNRSVLIGGIFIAIMPTTAYITGALSNVYFFDELGKIAVDVVGNNIDRIIPVFINMALPEWFVYLFLLSLVAAAMSTISSQLHTQGTAFGIDICDSIVKKSKKIIDEITITRIGILIAIILALILAYSLPGSVIALGTSLFFEICAAAFLPVFLGALYWKRTTKAGAIAGILSGTFVSLFWLLFVFEKTAAGLGLCQYLFGISTLLPAAPWPYIDVMLIAVPISAIFTIVVSLLTKPPAQEVIDKSFEDIDNNKGSGTQ; from the coding sequence ATGGATATTATGATTTTAACTATTGTGTTTATAATCTACATCTTCATGTTAGTTGCTGTAGGTTATTACGCATGGAAAAAGACTAATTCCTCAGAAGACTTCATGATAGCTGGTAAGGATACACATCCTGCTATTATGGCATTAAGTTATGGTGCTACATTTATATCCACGGCAGCTATTGTGGGTTTTGGAGGAGTTGCTGGTGAATATGGGATGAGTGTTCTATGGTTAGCGTTTTTAAACATTATTGTTGGAATATTCATAGCATTTGTATTTTTAGGTAAGAGAACACGTAGAATGGGGCACAGTTTAGGCTCTTTAACATTTCCTGACTTTTTAGGAAAACGTTTTAACAGTAAGTTTATTCAACATGCTTCTGGATTAATTATTTTCTGTGCTATGCCACTTTATGCTGCAGTAGTTCTTATTGGAGCAGCAAGATTTTTAGAATCTTCATTAATGTTGGATTTCGGTATTTCACTATTTATTTTAGCAGTAATTATCACATTATACGTATTCTTTGGTGGTATTAAAGGTGTAATGTATACTGATGCATTACAAGCTGTAATTATGGTTGCTGCAATGCTGTTCCTTTTAGCATTTGTCTATTGGATGTTTGGAGGTATAACTCCTGCAAATTCAGCACTAACCAATATGGTTGATTTATATCCAGCCAGTGCAATAGCTGGTGGTGGTACAGGTTGGACAACATTCCCAACTGCAGGTTCTCCATTCTGGTGGAATTTAGTTTCATCTACTCTTATTGGTGTTGGTATTGGTGTATTAGCTCAACCACAATTAGTTGTAAGATTCATGACTGTTAAATCTGATAAAGAGTTAAACAGATCTGTATTAATTGGTGGAATATTTATTGCTATAATGCCTACAACTGCTTACATTACTGGAGCATTATCTAATGTCTATTTCTTTGATGAATTAGGTAAAATAGCAGTTGATGTTGTTGGAAACAATATTGATAGAATTATTCCTGTATTTATTAATATGGCATTACCAGAATGGTTTGTATATCTATTCTTATTGTCTTTAGTTGCTGCAGCTATGTCTACAATAAGTTCACAACTTCATACACAAGGTACTGCATTTGGTATTGATATTTGTGATTCCATTGTTAAAAAAAGTAAAAAAATCATTGATGAAATTACAATTACAAGAATTGGTATTCTTATAGCTATTATTCTTGCTCTTATCTTGGCTTATTCACTTCCAGGAAGTGTAATTGCACTTGGAACAAGTTTATTCTTTGAAATTTGTGCAGCTGCATTTTTACCAGTATTTTTAGGTGCTCTGTATTGGAAAAGAACTACAAAAGCAGGAGCAATTGCAGGAATTTTATCTGGAACCTTTGTTAGTTTATTCTGGTTACTCTTTGTATTTGAAAAAACTGCTGCAGGTTTAGGTCTTTGCCAATACTTATTTGGAATCTCAACATTACTTCCAGCAGCACCATGGCCATATATTGATGTTATGTTAATAGCAGTTCCAATTTCAGCTATTTTCACTATTGTTGTTTCATTACTTACAAAACCTCCTGCACAAGAGGTTATTGATAAATCCTTTGAAGATATTGACAATAATAAAGGTAGTGGTACACAATGA
- a CDS encoding phenylacetate--CoA ligase family protein codes for MVWNKEAECMNKEAKKELQLKRLQETVKLAYENVPFYTKKLDDAGVKPEDIKTLEDIEKIPFTTKDDLRAAYPFGLFAVPDDEIVEIHSSSGTTGKPTVSGYTKHDLDVWAEITARGLDMAGAKKNYIIQNAYGYGLFTGGFGIHHGGYKFGATVVPISAGNTARQLQIMKDFQCDILTCTPSYAMYLGESLEKAGIGIDEINLKAGIFGAEMWTEEMRQKIEASLGIKALNIYGLTEIMGPGVAQECMEQDGIHISDDHFYPEIINPKTGETLGFDEKGELVLTTLTREGMPILRFRTKDITSLMSGDCACGRTTVRMRRITGRSDDMLKIRGVMVFPSQIEKALLTVEGISPNYLIIVTRPEILDEVEVKVEASRELFSDEMKEMEKVEKRIVDAIRGETGLRVDVTLCEPESLPRSEGKAVRVIDERNFD; via the coding sequence ATGGTGTGGAACAAAGAAGCCGAATGTATGAACAAAGAAGCAAAAAAAGAACTACAATTAAAAAGATTGCAAGAAACTGTAAAATTAGCTTATGAAAATGTACCATTTTACACAAAAAAATTAGACGATGCTGGAGTTAAGCCTGAAGACATCAAAACATTAGAAGATATTGAAAAAATACCATTTACAACTAAAGATGACTTAAGAGCAGCGTACCCATTTGGATTATTTGCAGTTCCTGACGACGAAATTGTAGAAATACATTCATCATCTGGAACAACAGGAAAACCAACAGTATCTGGATACACCAAACATGATTTAGATGTATGGGCCGAAATAACTGCACGTGGATTAGACATGGCAGGTGCTAAAAAGAATTACATAATTCAAAATGCTTACGGATATGGTTTATTTACTGGTGGATTTGGTATACACCATGGAGGATATAAATTTGGAGCAACTGTAGTGCCAATTTCTGCAGGAAATACTGCTAGACAACTTCAAATTATGAAAGATTTCCAATGTGATATTTTAACATGTACCCCTTCTTATGCAATGTATCTTGGTGAAAGCTTAGAAAAAGCAGGTATCGGCATAGATGAAATTAATTTAAAAGCTGGTATCTTTGGAGCTGAGATGTGGACTGAAGAAATGAGACAAAAAATTGAAGCTAGTTTAGGTATTAAAGCATTAAATATCTATGGATTAACTGAGATTATGGGTCCTGGAGTAGCTCAAGAATGTATGGAACAAGATGGTATCCACATATCTGATGATCATTTCTATCCTGAAATTATTAATCCGAAAACTGGTGAAACCTTAGGATTTGATGAAAAAGGAGAACTTGTTTTAACTACTTTAACTAGAGAAGGAATGCCAATCTTAAGATTTAGAACTAAAGATATTACTTCTTTAATGTCTGGCGATTGTGCATGTGGAAGAACAACTGTTAGAATGAGAAGAATCACTGGTAGAAGTGATGATATGCTTAAAATCAGAGGAGTTATGGTTTTCCCATCTCAAATTGAAAAAGCATTACTTACAGTTGAAGGTATAAGTCCAAACTATCTCATTATTGTAACAAGACCTGAAATTTTAGATGAAGTTGAAGTTAAAGTAGAAGCTTCAAGAGAATTATTCTCTGATGAAATGAAAGAAATGGAAAAAGTAGAAAAAAGAATTGTAGATGCAATTAGAGGTGAAACTGGTTTAAGAGTTGATGTAACATTATGTGAACCAGAATCATTACCAAGAAGTGAAGGTAAAGCTGTTAGAGTTATAGATGAAAGGAATTTTGATTAG
- the iorA gene encoding indolepyruvate ferredoxin oxidoreductase subunit alpha, whose translation MNLNELITGKSGDKQFLLGNEAAVRGVIEAGISVAATYPGTPSSEIGNVLSMLAKDANIYFEFSTNEKVAMEVAATAAASGLRSFTFMKHVGLNVASDSFMTTAYSGVKGGMVILTADDPSIFSSQNEQDSRHYGHLASLPVLEPSSCQEVKDMVKYAFELSEQFELPVIVRTTTRVSHMRGIVEFGEISDNSSEDETHWKKGNFKKDPSQYVPVPANALRMHVDLVEKMENAEKISNKSEFNREITFTENKKYGLIASGSAFNYAKDVVDVKGLDINILKLGFSNPTPSRLIADFLEGLDEVFVVEEVDPIMEKEVLAIVAQNKLDVVVHGKLDDTFPKYHEYTPDVVLDGFNKVLDCCTKEEYELSSSLQELVDAIPNRAPVLCSGCPHRSMYYGVNKAMEELNIPASDVVFASDIGCYTLGINPPYYAADYLLSMGSSVGDGCGFSIATNQKVVSFIGDSTFFHSGVSPLINAIHNKANFVLTVLDNRITAMTGGQPNPGIPIDAMGDKAPEISIRKLALACGCSFVRVINPLNLEQVINTYKEALEYDGVAVIISKSPCTLIKGYAKKPPVEYVESNCNNCLKCTNELACPAISLNNGKIILDQSMCVGCNVCVQVCKYGALNAGMR comes from the coding sequence ATGAATTTAAATGAATTAATAACAGGCAAATCTGGTGATAAACAATTTTTACTAGGTAATGAAGCTGCTGTTAGGGGGGTTATAGAGGCAGGAATCTCTGTTGCAGCTACTTATCCAGGTACACCTTCATCAGAAATTGGGAATGTTTTATCCATGCTTGCAAAAGATGCAAATATATACTTTGAATTTTCAACTAATGAAAAAGTAGCTATGGAAGTTGCTGCCACTGCTGCTGCTTCTGGATTACGTTCTTTTACTTTTATGAAACATGTTGGTTTAAATGTAGCTAGTGACTCTTTTATGACCACTGCTTACTCTGGAGTAAAAGGTGGAATGGTTATTTTAACTGCTGATGATCCTTCAATTTTTTCATCACAAAATGAACAGGATAGTCGTCATTATGGTCATTTAGCTAGTTTGCCAGTTTTAGAGCCATCCAGTTGTCAAGAAGTTAAAGATATGGTTAAATATGCTTTTGAACTTTCTGAACAATTTGAATTGCCAGTAATTGTAAGAACCACTACTCGTGTGTCCCATATGCGTGGAATTGTTGAATTTGGTGAAATTTCTGATAATTCTTCTGAAGATGAAACTCATTGGAAGAAAGGAAACTTCAAAAAAGATCCATCCCAATATGTTCCAGTTCCAGCTAATGCATTAAGGATGCACGTTGATTTAGTTGAAAAAATGGAAAATGCTGAGAAGATTTCAAATAAATCAGAATTTAACCGTGAAATTACTTTCACTGAAAATAAAAAATATGGTTTAATTGCATCTGGTAGTGCATTTAACTATGCTAAAGATGTTGTGGATGTTAAAGGCCTTGATATAAACATATTAAAACTTGGTTTTTCAAATCCAACACCTTCAAGATTAATAGCTGACTTTTTAGAAGGATTGGATGAAGTCTTTGTAGTTGAAGAAGTAGATCCTATTATGGAAAAAGAAGTTTTAGCTATTGTTGCTCAAAACAAATTAGATGTTGTAGTTCATGGTAAATTAGATGACACATTCCCTAAATATCATGAATACACTCCTGATGTAGTTCTTGATGGATTTAACAAAGTTCTTGATTGCTGTACTAAAGAAGAATATGAATTAAGTTCCTCTTTACAGGAATTAGTTGATGCAATTCCAAACAGAGCTCCAGTTTTATGTTCTGGATGTCCTCATCGTTCCATGTACTATGGAGTTAATAAAGCAATGGAAGAATTAAATATACCTGCCAGTGATGTTGTCTTTGCATCTGATATTGGTTGTTATACTTTAGGAATTAACCCTCCTTATTATGCTGCAGATTATCTTTTATCTATGGGTTCAAGTGTTGGAGATGGATGCGGATTTTCAATAGCTACTAATCAAAAAGTTGTAAGCTTTATTGGAGATTCAACTTTCTTCCATAGTGGTGTTTCTCCTTTAATCAATGCTATTCATAATAAGGCTAATTTTGTTTTAACTGTATTAGATAACAGGATTACAGCTATGACTGGTGGTCAACCAAATCCAGGAATACCTATTGATGCAATGGGTGATAAAGCTCCTGAAATTTCTATCCGTAAATTAGCTTTAGCCTGTGGTTGTTCCTTTGTTCGTGTTATTAATCCTCTTAATTTAGAGCAAGTAATTAACACTTATAAAGAAGCTTTAGAATATGATGGTGTAGCAGTTATTATATCTAAATCTCCATGTACTTTAATTAAAGGTTATGCTAAAAAACCTCCTGTTGAATATGTAGAATCTAATTGTAATAATTGTTTAAAATGTACAAATGAATTAGCTTGTCCAGCTATTTCTCTTAATAATGGTAAAATTATATTGGATCAGTCAATGTGTGTTGGATGTAATGTTTGTGTTCAAGTTTGTAAGTATGGAGCACTTAACGCAGGTATGAGGTGA
- a CDS encoding amino acid-binding protein, with protein MAIKQISIFIENKEGRIKKAISILGEKDINIRALSIADTTKYGILRLIVSDNVKAMIALEEKGFVVRENDVVIVSVPDKPNGLNSVLEVLDEKDINLEYMYAFISNKTDEAIVVMRFENMEEAVELLKDSDVNILEKEDIEKL; from the coding sequence ATGGCTATTAAACAAATATCAATCTTTATTGAAAACAAAGAAGGAAGAATTAAAAAAGCAATAAGCATATTAGGTGAAAAGGACATCAATATTCGTGCTCTTTCAATAGCTGATACAACAAAATATGGAATTTTAAGATTAATTGTATCTGATAATGTAAAAGCAATGATTGCTCTTGAAGAAAAAGGATTTGTTGTTCGTGAAAACGATGTTGTCATTGTTTCCGTACCAGATAAACCAAATGGATTAAATTCTGTTTTAGAAGTTTTAGATGAAAAAGATATTAATCTTGAATACATGTATGCATTCATCAGTAATAAAACAGATGAAGCTATTGTAGTAATGAGATTTGAAAACATGGAGGAAGCTGTTGAACTTCTTAAAGACAGTGATGTAAATATCTTAGAAAAAGAAGATATTGAAAAATTATAA
- a CDS encoding indolepyruvate oxidoreductase subunit beta — MAGKNSYNMCICGVGGQGIIKTSVIIGEAAMNQGFNVVLSEIHGMSQREGSVSTELRIGDFEGSILPDHSADMLLSFEPIEIVRALNKANKDTKLVFNTHPIIPSSGDKPYPNTNNLISILEENYNHVLPIDGNQLAIDAGNIVSLNMVLLGAVTADDNFPISKESVIDAMKNNLKPQFHELNVKAIESGYQWIKG; from the coding sequence ATGGCAGGAAAAAATAGTTATAATATGTGTATTTGTGGTGTTGGTGGTCAAGGAATTATTAAAACTTCTGTGATTATTGGTGAAGCTGCAATGAATCAAGGATTTAATGTGGTTTTAAGTGAAATTCACGGTATGTCTCAAAGAGAAGGTTCTGTATCTACTGAATTAAGAATTGGTGATTTTGAAGGTTCTATACTTCCTGATCATAGTGCTGACATGTTACTTTCTTTTGAACCTATTGAAATTGTAAGGGCATTAAACAAAGCTAATAAAGACACTAAGTTAGTTTTCAATACTCATCCTATTATTCCTTCATCTGGAGATAAACCTTATCCAAACACAAATAATTTAATCTCTATTTTGGAGGAAAATTATAATCATGTTTTACCTATTGATGGTAATCAACTAGCTATTGATGCTGGAAACATTGTTTCATTAAATATGGTTCTCTTAGGGGCAGTTACTGCTGATGATAATTTCCCAATTTCAAAAGAATCTGTTATTGATGCAATGAAAAATAATTTAAAACCACAATTTCATGAATTAAATGTTAAAGCTATTGAAAGTGGTTATCAATGGATTAAAGGTTAA
- a CDS encoding SDR family NAD(P)-dependent oxidoreductase, translating to MAKNAIITGGSRGIGKAMALKLGELGYNVVINYRSESSKKLTEDLIEEIKSEYGVEAIAVQADVSKFEDCEKLVNAAVEEFGEEIDALVNNAGITNNSNFIDLQPEDYERVINTNLVSMMHMCHLALPYMVDRDTSIVCTASVGGMTGVINQADYCAAKTGVIGLCRALALEFAPRKVRVNAIAPGMIMTDMLRGVNQDELNALAATIPLGKIGETKEIAGALEYILTADYLTGQVISPNGGFVLQ from the coding sequence ATGGCAAAAAATGCAATCATTACTGGTGGATCTAGAGGAATTGGTAAAGCAATGGCTTTAAAACTTGGAGAACTTGGATATAATGTGGTTATCAACTACAGAAGCGAATCTTCCAAAAAGTTAACTGAAGACTTAATTGAAGAAATCAAATCAGAATATGGTGTTGAAGCTATTGCTGTACAAGCTGATGTAAGTAAATTTGAAGACTGTGAAAAATTAGTAAATGCTGCTGTTGAAGAATTTGGTGAAGAAATAGATGCATTAGTAAACAATGCAGGTATTACAAACAATTCAAATTTCATTGACCTTCAACCTGAAGACTATGAAAGAGTAATTAATACAAACCTTGTAAGTATGATGCACATGTGTCACTTAGCACTTCCATACATGGTTGACCGTGATACTTCAATTGTATGTACTGCTTCAGTAGGTGGAATGACTGGTGTAATTAACCAAGCTGATTACTGTGCAGCAAAAACTGGTGTAATCGGTTTATGCCGTGCATTAGCTTTAGAATTTGCACCAAGAAAAGTAAGAGTAAATGCTATTGCTCCAGGTATGATTATGACTGACATGCTTAGAGGAGTAAACCAAGATGAATTAAATGCACTTGCTGCAACTATCCCTCTTGGAAAAATCGGGGAAACTAAAGAAATTGCTGGTGCTTTAGAATACATCTTAACCGCAGACTACTTAACTGGACAAGTTATTTCTCCTAACGGTGGATTTGTATTACAATAA
- a CDS encoding symporter small accessory protein, with product MMVLGIEDPWIWGVYVLIILSTLLCIVYGIVYWNKDE from the coding sequence ATGATGGTTTTAGGTATTGAAGACCCTTGGATTTGGGGAGTTTATGTATTAATTATACTTTCAACTCTTTTATGCATTGTATATGGTATTGTCTATTGGAATAAAGATGAATAA
- the dcd gene encoding dCTP deaminase: MAILSDKTIKEYLESGKIAIDPLEDEKQIQPSSVDMRLGDEFKVFKVIRKPFIDPKDEEDVSSYMESTVVKEGEAFIIHPNEFALATTHEYVKLPDDLVARVEGRSSMGRLGVTMHVTAGFIDPGFEGKITLEISNIGAMPVALYPGQRVCQIVFETMTTPAEKPYGHPDRNSKYMNQTRPESSRIKQDYELKK; encoded by the coding sequence ATGGCCATATTAAGTGATAAAACTATAAAAGAATATCTTGAAAGCGGCAAGATTGCAATTGATCCTTTGGAAGATGAAAAACAAATACAGCCATCTTCTGTTGATATGAGATTAGGCGATGAATTTAAAGTCTTTAAAGTGATTAGAAAACCATTCATTGACCCTAAAGATGAAGAGGATGTTTCTTCTTATATGGAGTCAACTGTAGTTAAAGAAGGTGAAGCATTCATTATACACCCTAATGAATTTGCACTAGCTACAACACATGAATATGTGAAACTCCCTGATGATTTAGTAGCTAGAGTAGAAGGCCGTTCATCTATGGGAAGATTAGGAGTAACAATGCATGTGACAGCAGGATTCATTGACCCTGGTTTTGAAGGTAAAATCACCTTGGAAATCTCAAATATTGGAGCAATGCCTGTAGCATTATATCCTGGTCAAAGGGTTTGTCAAATAGTATTTGAGACAATGACAACCCCTGCAGAAAAACCATATGGCCACCCTGATAGAAATAGTAAATATATGAATCAAACAAGACCTGAAAGCAGTAGAATTAAGCAAGATTATGAATTAAAAAAATAA
- a CDS encoding indolepyruvate ferredoxin oxidoreductase subunit alpha has protein sequence MRKISFADISIFIVNRIFNWRFWIASLTKKSKVAKKIIEKILFEDDDTIIIPNTISINQKIEGEKSEFLPTDILKEVIKKCDDIVIMNDCLCRTSSDCKDYPQDIGCIFLGPTSKKIPRNICHEATVEEALEHVDKADKAGLSHLIGRNKIDSVWMNVRPREGLLTICHCCPCCCLWKVLPNLDSEISDKVSKLEGVKVTVNADRCNLCRKCLKEVCMSDAISLKDNKIAIDEDKCRGCGLCANVCKPKAINIEYQDDTIDSIINRMNNLIEYDKK, from the coding sequence ATGAGAAAAATAAGCTTTGCTGACATTAGCATATTTATTGTAAATCGTATTTTCAACTGGAGATTCTGGATAGCTAGTTTAACCAAGAAATCCAAAGTTGCAAAAAAGATTATTGAAAAAATTCTTTTTGAAGATGATGACACTATAATCATACCAAATACAATAAGCATCAATCAGAAAATAGAAGGTGAAAAATCAGAATTTTTACCTACCGACATTTTAAAAGAAGTAATAAAAAAATGTGATGATATTGTAATCATGAATGACTGCTTATGCAGGACTTCCAGTGATTGTAAAGATTATCCTCAAGATATCGGATGCATATTCCTTGGTCCAACATCAAAAAAGATTCCTAGAAATATTTGCCATGAAGCAACAGTTGAAGAAGCTTTAGAACATGTTGATAAAGCCGATAAAGCTGGTTTAAGTCATTTAATTGGAAGAAATAAAATAGATTCTGTATGGATGAATGTAAGACCAAGAGAAGGACTTCTCACAATTTGTCACTGCTGTCCATGTTGCTGTCTCTGGAAGGTTTTACCAAATTTAGATAGTGAAATTAGTGATAAAGTAAGTAAATTAGAAGGAGTTAAAGTTACTGTTAATGCTGACAGATGTAATTTATGTAGAAAATGTTTAAAAGAAGTCTGTATGAGCGATGCAATATCATTAAAAGACAATAAAATAGCTATTGATGAAGATAAATGTAGGGGATGTGGACTATGTGCAAATGTCTGCAAACCAAAAGCTATTAACATTGAATACCAAGATGATACAATTGATTCAATAATAAATAGAATGAATAATTTAATTGAGTATGATAAAAAATAA